GAGTGCAAGGAGTCATGGGTTTGGTTTCTGGAATTGCTGATAAAGTATGTAAAGATTGTTAACCAGTTTGGATACACTTTCATATCAGACAAGCAAAAAGGATTATTACCAGCTTTTGAGCAAGTTGTTCCTAATAGTGAACACAGGTTTTGTGCAAGACATCTGTTCACCAACTTTATATTACAATTCAAAGGGAAAGCTTTGTCTGACAAATTTTGGGGTCCTGCAAAAGCAACAACTGTTCCACAATTTGCAAGACAGATAGAAGAGCTGAAAAACCTTGATATGGATGCTTATGCTTGGCTGACTGAACCAAGAAAACCTTCTAGGCATTGGTCTCGATCACACTTCAGCACTCATGTGAAGTGTGATATGCTTTTAAACAATATGTGTGAGTCATTCAACTCATTCATATTGGCATACAGAGATAAACCAATACTGACCATGCTTGAGATAGTTAGGTGTAAGTTGATGAGGAGGATACAAGGCAGAAGggacaaaataaagaattggACAAAGGAAATTTGCCCCAAGATTTTTAAGAATGTAGAGATTAATAAAGCAAAAGCAGGTGGTTGTGTCACTATGTGGTCAGGTGGAGGAAAATTTCAAGTTGGCAGTGGTGGGATTTCACAGTATATTGTGGACTTGGATTTAAGGACCTATTCTTGCAGAGAATGGGATTTGACTAGTTGGCCTTGTGTTCATGGAGTGGCAACTATAAATTACAATGGGGGCCTGAACGTAATGGATTATGTGGATGCATGTTATCACACTCAGATATATTTCAAGGCATATGAAAACCTCATACTACCTATGAATGGGATGGAGTTGTGGGATAGAACTAATATGTGTGCCTCCTTCATACTCCAAACAACCTAGAAGGCCAAGAAAGGCTAGAAGGAAGGAAGCAGGTGAATGCAACAACAAGGCCAATGTTGTTGCAAAAGTTCAAGACTCACTGAGGTGTGGCCAATGTGGAAGAAAGGGCCACAATAAAAGGACTTGTCATAGGAATCTccccccaaaaacaaaaataaaaaagaggaagGCTGAGGTAAACATCTAAGGATTAACATTTGTTAATGTtataaattttaatgttttttgaATATGATGCAACTAACAGTTTATTATTTGTTGTCTCATCCCAGCAAACTATTCAAACAAGTGAAGCTGGTCCCAGTACAAAAACAAGGCGAGCTAAGCTTGCAAGATCTGTGCATAAAggaaaatggaagagaaagGCCACCATTGCAGCTGGAAGTTCAAATGCACCACCAACTGATTCAACTGCTCCATCCTCAACACCTGCAACTGGATCTGCCTCTCTTGCAACTGGATCTGCCCCTCCTGCATCAACTGAAGCTTCAACTGGCAATTCTTATTTATTGAGGAAACGACATAtggttgtgggagcatcagaCTTGAGCAAGGAATGATGATGCTCTTGCACACTTGTCTGTGTTATATTAGCTAGTCTGGTTATTTTGAGCATGAGACAGTTTTACCTTTATTAGCTGGTTGGATTAAGTTATTATGTTATCTTGGAAGACAAGTTGCCTTGTGTTAGGAAGATAGCTTATGATATTTTGTAAAACAGGTTCTGTTTTTTGGGAAAACAGGTACTGTGTTTTTGGAAAACATGTACTCTTGTTTTGGAAAACaggttctattttttttttttgggaacaCAAGTTCTATTATTTTGGAAGGTTGTAAATGCTGTTATGTGGCCTATTTTGTTGTAATGCTGCAAGTGAAAATCAATTTGCTCATATGTTGTACAAACAAGTTGTTGGAATGAACAGGCTATTACATTACCAAAATTTCACATTGTATGGAAATTACATAGCCATTCCCATTACATAACCAAAATGCAAAATGTTCATTCCCATTACATAACCAAAAGCACACTGCTTTCCATATCAAAGGCACAGTGCAAACCTAACCAAAAGCACAGTACTTCCCATACCAAAAGCACAATGCATCCCTAAAACACCCCCTTCCATGCAAATTCCAAAGTCTTCAACTTCAGTCCATCTGATCCACCATCCTGTCCAAAGAAGGACATTGCAATAAGCATCCATGACACCACCAATGCTGCCCAAAGAACCTTCTCTCTGTATCTAGCCTTTGCTAGTGAATTCTCCTACTTATCCCACAATTTTAGCAACCCCGGAATCACAACTTAGACTTTCACACATTTCCACATCATACCAAACCCAGAAATCACAACCTCCTCTACCCTGCACAAAACTCACTCTATAAATTAACATTTGCACCTGttacaattcaaaatcaaatattttgcACCAAATTCAGTTTTTTACCTTTACACACACAGCAAATCACCTCCCAGGATTCGAAATTGTCCACAAGGTTCAGATTCTCACATTCTTACCACACCAACACACCATCACCTTATGCTCCATTTCTCCTTCGTTTTCTGGGTTAAGGAGCCAATACAATCGGGCGGCTCACTTCTTCGAAATTGTAAATTTGAGCTCTCAGCTATGAAAATTTAGGATTTACGTTAGGGTTTAAGACGAATTTGGGGCTTTCTCTTCGATCTCCAGCTGGGGTtgaggatgaattgcaaagcGTGCCCAATTTTCGGCGTGATgtcctttttggttttttgttttttgtttttttgagtTGTAGAAACCCAAAACTGCCCTTCATATGGCATGAGAGAAATGGTCAAATCGTTGGTGGGGTGGGTCCCACAGGTGCCACATCAGCAGTTAACGATTGATCGTCTGGTCAACTTAACGGAAGGATCAAATTGGACGATGTTCAAAACATCATGGCGTAAATTGATAAACTTGATACAATGGGATACAATTTGAGAATGACCCTAAACCAGCAGGATGTCTTTTGTCGTTAGCccttaataataaataaataaatgctttttatcacaaaacatccatGACGTTTGCGAAACTATCATATTGCatccttaaagtttttttctATCACTCATGGTTCCTAACATTAATATAGGTGCTCTTAAATAGTCCCTCTGTcaaaaaaactgttaaatcCAGGGATATAATCGTTAAATCAAtcctaaaccctaatttccttcccttctctctctctttcttcttcttctttctctctttcttttcttcttctttctctccacCAAATTCCTTATAgcaaacacatccaaatttcTCTACCACCATCCGAAAGAATGAGCTTATAGCGGACCCCATGACCATCTGAAAGCTACCACGAAGAGGCAGATCACTGCCACCACCAATACTGAATATCCTTTTGATAGCTCTTGATTCTCACCGAACTTGACCCCCAAGATTATGGCGACTATGACTCGTTTCACATTCAGGAGGAGAGAATATTAAGTGTTCAGAAAGCCTTCTAGAAATCCAAAGGAAAGAAGGAATTTTAATTAGTTGTTAGTGTTTATGAAGAGAGATCAATTTTACCTGGCATATAATCATTATTATTCCATCACTAATAAGCAAAACTCTTCGACCGAGCTTGTCAACTATTGCAGTAGATATCAGTGTAGACAAAAAAAGAACTGCTCCAGTTAAAGCAAAGGAGTAAAGAGCGGCATTTCCCCCAAACCCCATACTTTGAAACAACACTGGAGCATAGAAGAGAATTGAATTTATGCCTGTGAGGATCTGGAATGTTGGCATGAAGATTGCCATAACCAGTTGAGGCCTGTTCCTTCTCTCCAGGATGTTTCTGAAAGGGTGCTTTATTGCACTAGCAAACTCACTTGCATCTAACATGTCCTGAAACTCTGCATTGACATTTTCAATTCCTTTGATTCTCTCCAGAAGTTTTCGTCCTTCTTCTTTACTTCCTCGTTCAATTAAGCTATTTGGTGTCTCATGAAGAAATATTCCTCCCACTGTCATTACTATAGCAGGTACTATAGCCAGGCCTAGAGAGAGCCTCCAACCCCATGGTTCGAGCTTTTGTGTTCCATAGTTTACCATGTTTGCTATGAAGATTCCTAGCGTAGTTGCCAACTGAAACATCATGTTTAAGCCTCCTCGAAGATGAGTCGGCGCCATCTCTGATGGATATAGTAGAATAGCCTTTTAAGATATAGTGTAGTAGTTTTTTTCATGCGCAagcattttttgtttatcgtTTTGAAGAATTTATGAAGAAATCCATCCATTGAGGTAACCCCACCTATTGATTGTTAACCAACATTTTAAATGAAATCTTCAGGAATCTGgcggagagaaagaagaagaagaagaaaagaaagagagaaagaagaagaagaaagaaagagtatatatattttataatttttgattgatttgacgATTATATCCCTAAATTTAATAGTTCTTTTACCAGATGGACTATTTAAGAGCCCCTATATTAACGTTAGGGACCATAAGTGATAGAAAAAAACTTTAAGAATGCAATTTGATAGTTTCACAAACGTTAgagacgttttgtgataaaaagccataaataaataaaatcctttAACCCCGAAGTTTGTTTTTGTAACAATCGtagaatttgttttcttttttggaaaattaGACTTTAAGCCCATGATTGAGCCCAAGCACACCCAACCGAAGCCGATCTCATTAAAAATTCAGAACCCTCAATTCATTTCTTTGACCTCACtctgattttcttcttccccaaaatcaaatcaaactaaaaaccctaaccctagaaACCTAGACCCTCCCTCAAAAATGGTGTGCATACGCAAGGCCACCATAGACGACCTCCTGGCCATGCAAGCCTGCAACCTCTTCTGCCTCCCAGAGAACTACCAGATGAAATACTACCTCTACCACATCCTCTCATGGCCTCAGCTCCTCTACGTCGCTGAAGACTACAACGGTCGCATCGTCGGCTACGTCCTAGCCAAGATGGAAGAGGAGAGCAACGAGTGCCATGGCCACATCACCTCTCTCGCCGTGCTCCGAACCCACCGCAAACTCGGTCTCGCCACTAAGCTCATGAGCGCGGCCCAGAACGCCATGGAACAGGTGTTTGCAGCTGAGTACGTCTCGCTTCATGTGAGGAAGAGCAATCGTGCGGCTTTCAACTTGTATACGGAGACTTTGGGGTATAAGATTCATGATGTTGAAGCTAAGTACTATGCCGATGGGGAAGATGCGTATGATATGAGGAAGGAGCTGAAGGGGAAGAAGGTACATGGACATAGTCATGGACATGGTCATGGGCATGGGCATGCGcaccatcatcaccatcatcaccatcatgaACATGGTGGTGGGTGTTGTTCGGGGGAGGCAGTGAAACCGGAAAAGACAGAGGCGAAAAAGGTGGAGAGAGGGAATGCGAAGGCGGAGGCAAGAGCGGgatgagagtgagagaggtAAATTGGGAACTGGGTAAAGTGTATTTTCTGTTGTTTTACTTAATCTATGGTTTTGATGCTTACTGCAACTTGGAAAATGCATTTGAGAGTTCAGAACTTATATGGTATTTGTATTAAGGTGTTGACGTTTAAATACATACTCTGATTTGAGTGGTTTATGTTgtcatattttgtttatttgctgTTTATTGTGTCAGGGTCTTTTGTTGATGtgtctccatttttttttttatgttgtcTGCTAATAGGTACTCTGATAATTTAGTTTATGAATGCATTACTGATTCAGAAACATGATTGTGCGTTGACAAGAGATTTATATTGTTGATGTGTGTTTGTTCTGTTTGATGATGGGTGCCTGATGCTCCTTAACAATTAGTactgattttattttggtcaatAGTACTGAATTATATTAGAAGCGGAGTTTACAAATAATACTGAAATAGAATAGGAGAGCTGGCTAggtttgttttatttgcttgGTAATTCAGCAAGCCACACTCCCACGAGATTACAGGCTTGTTCTTAAATGGGGAGGAGCTGTCTTTGTGCCCAAAGGCAATTTTCTGGCTGGATTATGGGCgactctttttttatatgtatatatttcaAGTAGGAATGTGCAAGTGACtactttggcataagagaagcTCATCATTGTATACAAGAGAGGTTTATTTGATGCACGTGTCAACATCAGACATATAGGGATTAATGATATATTGAGAATGACTAAAAGTAGCATTTTTTAAGGTGAGCATGTCTCTGAAATTAAGTTAGATGATTTAAGTTGACCTACGTAGTCTGCCTGTTTGATTggagatctttttttttctcgttGCCAATGCTTTTAATCATAAGCAGTTAGAAATGAAAGTTTCTCTGTTTCTGGCAATAGTTCTTTGTAGCAGCATCTTGCTCCCTTTCAGGCTCCTAattcatttgtttgtttaatgtTTAGAATTTTAACCTGCTTTGACACATGAGTTGTACTTGGAAAATAAGAATAGCGAGCCTCGTCTTTATGTTCAGTAGTTAATAACCCAAATGTATTAGCATGCTGATGCACAATGGGTATTGAATTTCTTTAGGCATTCCAAGGTGTTGAATGACCATGGATCCAGCAAAGTATaggcaaaaaaagttacaACATGTATAATACATTAATGATAGAAAATTACAGGGAAATGGAATGGAAGCTTTTATCCATGCACTGAACAAAAGCTTTGATATGCAATAGTGTGGCAAGAATGGGCAACCAATGAGAATTTGCTAATCAATTTCTTACACTATTTGCGG
Above is a window of Prunus persica cultivar Lovell chromosome G2, Prunus_persica_NCBIv2, whole genome shotgun sequence DNA encoding:
- the LOC18787673 gene encoding N-alpha-acetyltransferase daf-31 yields the protein MVCIRKATIDDLLAMQACNLFCLPENYQMKYYLYHILSWPQLLYVAEDYNGRIVGYVLAKMEEESNECHGHITSLAVLRTHRKLGLATKLMSAAQNAMEQVFAAEYVSLHVRKSNRAAFNLYTETLGYKIHDVEAKYYADGEDAYDMRKELKGKKVHGHSHGHGHGHGHAHHHHHHHHHEHGGGCCSGEAVKPEKTEAKKVERGNAKAEARAG
- the LOC18785884 gene encoding sugar transport protein 7 gives rise to the protein KAILLYPSEMAPTHLRGGLNMMFQLATTLGIFIANMVNYGTQKLEPWGWRLSLGLAIVPAIVMTVGGIFLHETPNSLIERGSKEEGRKLLERIKGIENVNAEFQDMLDASEFASAIKHPFRNILERRNRPQLVMAIFMPTFQILTGINSILFYAPVLFQSMGFGGNAALYSFALTGAVLFLSTLISTAIVDKLGRRVLLISDGIIMIICQVKRVIVAIILGVKFGENQELSKGYSVLVVAVICLFVVAFRWSWGPL